In Salvelinus namaycush isolate Seneca chromosome 16, SaNama_1.0, whole genome shotgun sequence, the sequence caaagtggagcgagcttttaGGTCACATACCtcaaccacaacagtacacttcactcgaccctcgttctgaacagggctacttcttcatttcaaaacatcaaccaatttctaaagactgttgacatccagtagaagcgataggaactgcaagcaactgCCTTAGAATTCTAGATTCCCATTGACTTCAAAATGTTTTTGTCCTGGATGGTTTGTcatcggggtttcgcctgccaaataagttctgttatactcacagacatcattcaaacagttttagaaacttcagagtgttttctatccaggtctactaataatatgcatgtcctagcttcagggcctgagtagcaggcagtttactttgggcacacttttcatccggacgtgaaaatagtgccccctagccttaagaagttttaaaggggcaatcagcagttgctacatccatttttggagaTATAAATTCATAtctacccattgattcttgaagaatataacttatttcAACTGTCTTACCCCATCAGAAACCAATATAAGCtcgttttactccaatgtttgtaaacaaagtaaatgtaaacaaacactatatagcctcaacatggttgaaattataattttgatatcatagaTGGACAGTCCTTTTATGATGCCAAAATGCATCATACTGGCTATAtttatgtattttgaaagttatatctTAACGTTTATTGCTGACTTGCAAAATATATTGGTACTATATCAACAATGGGCTAGGCTAATGAAACTAATAGAAAATAGTTTTTTGTGGAGTTTTCCTTCAAGATACTTGGACGCTTCTGCTTATTGTCACTTGCTCAGCTGTGTAGGCATACTGTTGCAAgctaagtttaggagttaggttaaagtgTTAGGGGAGAGATTAGCTAAAAGAGTTAAGGttaaggggaagggttagctaacatgctaagtagttgcaaccTTTGGCTTTCTAGATGTTCTTGTTATaccctgtcatgacgttggcctgttggggaggtttatgacccccataaatacctttccccttcttcctctccctactctaccgatgtgactattgaaaatccctttgttaacttagagtctggtaacatcaaaaggtgggaaactgaaccatatttcggtaatccaaccagttgaaaatatgcgttggtacttaattaATATGGTGTCAGATCAGTTGgtgtctgagacattattactgataggacgacaaactgtatcttggaaagtcgacACATTCTAGTTCAGATTCACATGttattgttgtgcaatttaaatgtttaaatgtaattttagcttctaaagGAGAGAATTGGTTGTCAGAGTAAACTCTGCTCACTCAGAGAAcccgcccaagtgaacagactttggttgtaaactatgaaacacgcccttctttcACCACTGTATAAACCCGTTGACAAAAATTAAACTTCCTGTTCCAAGGACGTGAGGACTTGCGGTCCCCACGTTGAAAGGACAAAGAccacctacagaactaagccaacctcagcaagAACCTAACAAAATTAGCATTGAATGTCAATGTGAAGGTGACGATAGACACGCcgaaaggatgaatttcgactataccagccagaatatagcacgagcttaaaagtatggcaacttggtatgaactttgaactcttattcactccaGAAGTGATACCCTCTCCGCAcgctaaacgtgggctaggagaggacggacagagtatccATTCTACCACAAGACGACGGTACTACCAAGTAGCCATTCTATTCTTCAAGGACAACCCGGCCTTCCATCTACGACCAAACGATCGAagtgcagctcagagtaaatatttattgcattttccttttccaaatgggcggttatttagaaatgcataaaatactgtatttacgatagcatagctgcctacggcccgatagagacacaAAACCctttttgttcctcagtcttcctgctctttcattcaaacccaaccccctttatttgtgtaaccagccgtcatatatgttccgtccgctagggacgttttccttcatgacataatttgtaatcaatgtatgatccattctgtgtagttgtaattctgtgtgattatttaggtatttagtaaataaataaattaaaccaaattttgtattgctgattcaacttgttagccagggctcatgaagataaccaagaatttacaactttctgtcacgatcgttggttGAATTaatagaccaaggcgcagcgtacttagagttccacatgtttaataaatatgaatctcaacaaaaacaatacagaagaaaccgaaacgtgacgttctgggctgctcacaggcagctacacaaaaacaagatcccacaaactacaggtgggaaaaggctgcctaaatatgatccccaatcagagacaacgatagacagctgcctctgattgggaaccatatcaggccaacaaagaaatagaaaacatagattgcccaccctagtcacaccctgacctaaccaaatagagaattaaaaggatctctaaggtcagggcgtgacactttcagatgagactaaatagggtgacgattaaatattgactgctattgaggtaaaagattaccaggtctttaagagtttattcggaagataacagctctataaacattatttcatGGTGCCCCAAATTTCTAGTTAATTATttacctgattagcttaatcaggtaatattaattacagagaaatgattttatagaatagcatgtcatatcacttaatccggcatagccaaagacacgacaacccCTACTCATCCACACCGACCAGCCACCCTGCTTTAGTGTTTTTTAAGTAACCATATGTCGTATGTAACCATATCAACATAAAATAGCATACTATTTTGAGTGTCCTATATTTACATTTACTACGTTACGTCTAGTCTACGAGACCAGGCTGTTAATTTTCGCATGGTGGGCAGTTGTCATGTATGAGTTATGACACTAGGAGGCTATATAAACCCTTTCACATTTTTTGCACATCCCTCTCTAAGGTGTTGAGGTTGGTGATTATAGATCTTTCTCTGGGAAATGAGGAAGGCAACCTTTCTATGTCAGCATACCCCTGAGATACAGATTAGGGATGTGAGGAAGATAACCTGTCTGTGCCAGTGTaccccagagagacagaggctcaTTATGCTTCAAAAATAGTCTGGGTTTATCAGAGGTTCTAAAACTCcatcaattatattaatttgataTATAACATATTTATATCATAGATAAGTAACAAGGTATTTTGAGAAGATGAAATATTCTGACATTTGGCTAAATACTGTTTTAGTAGTGCCATCTAAATAGAGACAATGAGCCAAGTCACCAGGTGTGCATTATTTGTGCCACATTTTAACCTGGATGCTTTAATATTTTGAAGGTAGTGCAGAAGCTTGATATCAGCGCAGATTTATTGGCTTTGTATTGCACTACAAGCTTCTTTTTAACTTGTGCACTGACCTGTGTTTTCAGTGTTATTATATTTCATACCTTTTTGAAAGCTTGCAAGGATGAATTGTTCTCAGACAAAAATACATTTGTTGGTCTGGTAGACAACTGCTTTAACCAAATATGCTCTTTCAGGTACACTGCACACAAAGGCCAGTTATTTGCATCCTCTGAGGGATGCACAGTCTCCATTGGAAAACCAACCCACCTGAACAGGTGGTATCAGATACGCTCAATAATTGCTGAAATAGAGGAAATTCTACCCTGCCTGCACCTGGTGTCTCCCCTGTGTACACCTTATGACAAAAATAGATATTACACTCAGGACGAAGGAAAACgatttaaatattttaaaaactatATATTTAGGATATTCATCCATTATTGTGTTATGTGGTTATAATACATTGTAAGACTTGTCATAAGCCTGTATAACCCCTCATCTCATACATCAAGCTATCTTGATGGTGGTTGATAGTCTTTGGTAAGGGGGTAAGTAGTTGGATGTCTTGTTGGTAGTTGAATATCTTTGGTAAGAGCGTGACGTCACGTGAACCAATGAAAACGCTTAAATATATGACGTCTGTAACGCCATTTTGTCTTATGCAGCATCGTGATAAAGACAGTGGTAAAGGACAAAGTCGCCATGCATGGTATGCAATAAAGTAAGTAACATAAGAGATCATTAACGGCATTTTACTTAGTCGGTATGCTACCTTGCTTGCTACTTAGGTCATTGAAAATACTGTGAGTGTTAAAACACGGGGAACAGAAGAGATAATGTTTCAGAGGAAGAGTCAAAATATCAAGTACTTCCTGAGTCTTGTGCCAGGGAAACGTCGCTTTGGAGTGTACAGATTTCTGCCCGTCTTCTTCTGTATTGGAGGTGTGATGGAATGGGTCATGATCAACGTGAGGATAGGAAGGGAGACATTCTGTAAGTATTCAAACCTCTGGCTGACTTTATCTGCACTGTCAAACTAGCGAACACGATTGAAGCATCACTGTATGTGGATGTACGTACAGTAGTACTGCTGCTTTGCCAAGATCCCagacttctactgttgtaacacGGGTGGTTAACGTTAGTGCAGTGGCCCTGTACGTTTCTGTTTTAACCCACATTCAGGTTGTTCACTATAGTGGTGTCAACAGTGGGATAGTCCTTGATATGTCAGGTCTTTTAATGGAGATACATTGTGTGTGGATGCATAGAAGGGAGTGTGCCTGTGGCCTCCCAATGTGAGTACTACCTCTGCCACAAGATCCCAGGCTTTTATGGTGTTTGTCCTGTAACCAAAGGGTCACTCATTCAAACCCTGCTCCAGTTTTTCCTCTGAAATCGACACTGTAGTATAAATTGGATTCAGACAACTTGGGCTACTGCTGAGGTTACAGTCAATACAAGTCTGTTGGTCCTCTTCAACAAACTAAGATTGTGCAATTAAGTCAATGGTTGAGCTACTGTAAACAgtttaatatttatttatttattatagaTTCAGTTAACCCATCCCCTGTTTCATTCATCTCCATTTCTCCCTCAGATGATGTCTACAGAAGAAAGAAGTCAGAGAGGGAATACCAGCAGAAGATCGAGGATGGATTGATTGTACTTACTAAACCAGTAGCCAAGTGAATTACTGAACCAGTAGCCACTATAATGGAAGTAGAACACTTGAGATGTGATCGGGACACAAACACTGGTGTTTGCAATGCAATGGACTTGAGGCAAAAATTTCTGGATGGTTCAAAAGACTGATATTTAATGTATGGGAAAAAATGTTTATTTATGTACTCTTTGTGATACTGAGCTTGGTTGAAACATTTTTCAGAGCCAAATGTGACAATGTGGTATTTGTCTAATAAAAGTTACATTACTCAGTGGAGGCATCGCAGTGTCGTTTGAATCATTTTATATTGTTTTTATTCTGATAAATGAATATAAACATTTACGGCAAATTACATGTTATACCCATTTAAAATATAGGTAAACGGTTTCAAATGTTAGCAAATTGTAGTTAGACTTTATGTACATTTATTAGCAATTATTACTTGAAAAGTAGATGAATGCAACTGATGCGATTTCCAGATGTGCTATTGGAAATATAAAACATTGATAAAAAATGGTCAAAAGAGTATTGTGCATATAGTTATGTTGTGTAAGAGAACTCCTGCCCTACTTAAGAGGGCACCAATTTAGCCAATCATGGTTGGTAAGATTGACCTAAGAGACATTCAATTGTAACttacaaaacaaacacatttctcATATTACATAGCTCTGCTGTATATTGTAACATACCAGTACACACTTCTCATATTACATGCCACTGCTGTGCTATGGTCTATTGACTTGTGTATTACATTAGTTGGCCCTTTTCACAAGGGAACCCCTCACTGTAGTATTGTGGTCCTCCCTAGACTATCCCACTGGTTCAGTGGTACGGTCCAATGGGCAGAGCCCTGAGGCAAACAAAACTGTTGGGATGCTTGGCCAGCATCAGAGGGTTGCCATCCAGTCTCACCTCCTCCATGTTGGCTCTGATGTACTGAGTGTTGTTGCCTTGGCAGAAGGTCTCATCTGATAGCGTGGTGATCTTATTGTTCTGCAGGCGGAGTAGATTAGAAGACAGATGTTGGTTGGTAAACTTTTATTGTTTCGTTTTTTTACAATTATGCATTTGCCTGCACCTGCATTTATACTCTAAAATGTGTTGTTAGGTGAAAGATACATATTTGTCTAAATGTTATTGATGTGGGAAGCAAAGTTGTAAACAGACATATAGGTGCACAATGTGGAGACTCTCTGGAAGTTGTGGTATCGCCTCCAGCTCGTTATTGCCAAGGTAGAGGTACGCCATCTTGGTGAGTTTCTGAGAAAAGAGATTTGATGTTTTGTTTACATACTACAGTGTATTTCAGGTAAGATTCATGTTTGGCATAGAATTTGTTGTTGAAATTCTATTGACATTCAATGCAACCATTACTCAGACTGTAAAATGTTActgtatgtaaaaaaatatatatagtgttTGCTCCAGAATCTTGGACTGACTTCCTGGCTTACCTTAAAAGCGGTTGACTTTATACCCTTGGTTTTAAGCTGGTTGTAATTGGCATTGAAGGATATGAGTTTGGCAGGTAACATGGGTAGTTTGGCCAGCTTGTTCTCTGAGAGATTGAGCTCTTCAAGGAGGGCAAGCTTTGAGAAAGCGCCGTCTTCTATCTCAGAGATGAGGTTCCCAGTCAGATCGATTCTTCTCAAAGTTGCTATAAAATGTTAAAGACCATAAACTTTAGAGAAGGTTCACTAAAAAAGTTTGAGTGATAAGTGAATAACATATTAATGTTTTCTTTTAAAGTCCACAGTGTTGCAAAGCTACTCTAATCACTAACCAATGTCTGCAAAGTCTTTGTTGGTGATTTTTGTGATTTTGTTGTAGCGTGCGTAGAGATAGGCAGTTTCCTTGGGCAGGGATGGAACTGCTGTCATCTCAGGGGAGACCTCCTCACAGTATACTGAcccagtcagacacacacacagtaggcacGTGGGCAGCTCTGAAATCCATAGTCATGTCCTTTAAAtgcattctccttcagcaatgactTCCAAGTTTTCCTATCGATCAGCCAAGTAATCCCTCCCTGTATTCATCTCTCTTCATTCTTTATAGAAACCTAACATAAACGTGTGCCATAGTAGTCAACAGGGCACTACATGTAACATTCCTGCTGTAATGAGTGGTTGTTTAATGCATTCACAAAGGGGAAAACAGCTCATTAGACCTAGCATATGGCCTTAATAAATAAGTGATTGTGAACGCcttttctccagtgtgtctcGAGATAATAAACTCACCACCCTCATCTTTCGGAGCTGCTGCTGGGCTTGTATCTGAGTCTCCAGCGGTGTCATAGTCTGGGATGGTCACAACCTCTTTCTGTGGAATTGTTTAGAAGAAATGTCTCCAGATCACCTCACAAGAGAAGACATAAGCTGGCTATTTTATTTCACACCAACTGAGTTTTACTAACGGTCTGATTATCTGCTAAGCAAGTATTTATAATCTCAGACACCAATGTATAGTCTTCACAGACTAATAATGTATGTTGAGTCATCATTTAGGCAGGGATAGGGTTTGGCACCTGGTGTGTGGGACTTTTACAACTCTCATATGCAAACTTTAAGCTTTATAGTTGTATTATAGATTCTGCTAAGTTTTTAGAGATATGGATCCTGCCTCAAAAATACATTCTCATAAACTCTAAACAAAATCAAATAATCATGAATTTTCCCAAAAACATTTACAAAAGATATGCACTTCCAAAAATTACCTTAGGTTTCCTTGCTTCCATGTATCCATTTCTTGCTGCAGAAGAGAGCATCCACGGTACCAGAATAATGGTGAAAAACAAAGTCCTCAGGTCTATCATTGTGTCTAACAGCTGGGATAGGAGCAGAACAATACTGAGGACAGAGGGGTAGGGCTGTGAGTACTGGGCTGAGATCTGAGTGAGCAGGAGGAGAATTTTCCATCCAGTTTTAAAGAAAAGCTGCTAGTGAAGTATTAAGTAAGACTAGGAAACAAACCTTAACCCAATATTTGCTGTCAAAGTAGCCTTCTCATCTCGTCAGTTTTGACAGCTTTTGGAAATTGGCATGTTTTAGAAAATTGTGAAATCTGACAGTAGGCCTTGGATGCATGTCATTTCAGGTTAAACCACACCGGTTCATAACATTTGAAAATAAAACATTCAACTCTAATGGTTTTAAGCCAAAcatatctttatttatttttcttgtaACAAAccgttatgttatggatgttatggttTCTCTATCAACAATGGTCTCGTGTTGCGCAGTATcatggttgtgttcagtaggcacGAAAATGGGGAAAATGCATGTTCTTATTGGACATTCATTCCTCCTGTTTAGTGcccactgaacacaacccagttGATTGAGGCGTCTGTATGTTACAAAGGGTAAGGCTGCCATTGTAAGCTCAGGTGTATTCATTACGCCAattgttatggatgttatggactAGAAAGTGTTATAAAGTGATGAAAAGATGAACTTGTATATCAAGAGTGTAAAATGAACATGTATATCAAGAGCGTAAAACGCATATAACACCCACTTGTTTGCCTTATTATTGTTTTTATGCAACTTGTTGTCAGAGACCCTTGCATCCCTATACATTCAACCATTATGTTGGAAAGGTTCACTTTGAAATAAAAAGAAGACCTTTGTCCATTTTGGATGGACTGGCAAACCCCTGTGCTGTGTATGTCGGAAAAAAAGTTGGAAAAAGTTAATGGAAAAAGGCTGGCCTTTAAAAACAAGAACTATTTATCTGGAAAATACTGACTGGTGTGGacagagtgcagagagagagagaacttaaaCGTAAAGAGCAGTGGGATATGATTACTGGAATTTTGGACAGAACTCTTTTGCATGAAGTGATTATAAAATCTAATGCCAAAGCAAGCAATGAAGAAAGGAATGTATTCTTCTTACTAACACCTCCCTTTCTGACTTAAAACTCCAACAAAAATGTTTCCCCTGGTCTCTCGTGGTTTTATTTGGAAATGTTTTGTGTAGAAGCGTTTGTTACAAGTCAGCGTCTACTGTCTGCCCCTCCTATAATTTTTCAGAGTGCAGGTGTCCATCTAGTTTCTCAAACTTAGTTCATGTGAGAAAAACAGTTTTACTTGAGAGCTTGTCCAACTATGGGAGCAGCCAATATTAAGACAAATGCATACCTAAAAGTATGTGTAAGGCTTGTTTAAACTGTTGCGCTCAAACTAGGCTGTACACATAAACAATTGAACTATCTCTCTTTTGCTTCtttacaaattaaaaacattccTCATCCTAAGTACCTTGACAGTTTTCCTACATTTCGCTCCATTTTCCATGAAAAGATATACAAGGTTCTCCTCTGGCTGTTCTCATGTTTTTCCATGCCTCATTTTTCCAATTGGCATGGTTTATGTGATATATTTAAAATCATTTTAATGCAATAACAATTTGGTGTAATTTCGATTATTATTAGCATTATTATATTCATCATACTCTCGGTGCACTTTTGCAAAGCAATCTCACTTATATTCAAAGGTGATGAGATGAGAACTTTGGCCATTTTTTAATAAAGTAGATGTGTGGTCCTAGAAGTGAATTCCCAGAGTGAGACATATCATGTTAATATGTGATACAGTAGATACAACCATGCTTCTATAGTTTTTGTGGAGGTGTGACTGACCATTTTCCCACCATAGTTTATTCCCCATTTATTTGCTACTTTAGAATCTTGGCCTCCATGAGCATGTGGATATGATTTGATTACTTAAACAGAGGTGTACTTTCACTGAAGTCTGCTTTAGACATAAAGAGGTTTAATGGGAGTCTTTGTAGAATCTGCTGCACAGGACAAGTCGTACCTAGACACTGAAACTGTGCTGCCCTTTTATGACTGCCTGTCTTATTGAAAAAAGGTAAGTATGTGGAAATGGTTCATTGCTGTAACAGATCAAATTAATGATAAACGAGTTACTTTGGCAAGAGCAGAAATTCAAGCCTTTTGGGTCCATATCATCTCACCTCGGGGACAACAAACCAGCCAAAACAAATGCTTTTTGTCATTTTATATTATGCTTATTACCGATCAATGATTTGTTTTAGACAAAAAGCATATTGTTTCACTCCTGTTGAGAGCAGTCGGCCTAAATGTAGATGGAAATACCAAACCAAAAGAAAGGACAAAGTCATCTCTGATGGTATGCAACGGCAAATATGTTCCCCTAAAAAGTATTCTACAATTGCTAGCAGCTGTTTATCATACATCTGCTTTGTCGATGAGAATCTGAAGCTTCAGTTTACTTCCCAAGCTTCATTCCTCGAGTGTGTGCTGGTTTTCTTCCTGACCAATTACTGTCCGTCTTAGTCATTCTTTTTGCTTTTTTGCTCTAGAAATGACATTTCTCAACCTCATTGCAGGTGTAGGGTTACACCGTCCATTGTGCTCCTCCTGTGCTCATTTCCCTGCCACCATTTCACTCTTCACTATCATTACAAAATCTGTGTTATTCATAAATCTACTGAGTGCCTTTGTGCGATACTGACCCCTAAGTTGGAGTGGTCAAACATGCTTATGTCACTGCTCCCTTGCCTTTCGTGAAGGGATGGAAGACCAGAACCTCTAATACAATTTGCTAATACATGGGGTCAGTATGTTCAGTCAGCTGCAGCTCAGGCTCCAGGTGACCTAAATATCCCGCCATCTTATCTATAACCTGATCTCAACACCCGGGGTGTATTCATTACTTCTTTCAACGGAAACTGTTTACTATCCAAACGACTGCAAACGGAATGAAACAAGGAGACCTACCAGAATTTCTCCAATAGAAACTTgttttgtagcaaaacattttgcaacaattGGAGTAATGAATACACCTGAGCTTACAATGGCAGCCTTACCCTCTGTAACATACAGACGCCTCAATCAACTGGGTTGTGTGGGCACTAAACAGAAGGAATGAATGTCCAATAAGAACATGCATTTTCCCCATTTTCgtgcctactgaacacaaccatgATCCTGCCCAACACGAGACCATTGTTGATAGAGAAACCATGGCAGAACAATTGCTTTTGAGGAATTTATTACAAATACAACTAATTGTAATATAAATCTATACAAGTTTTGCTTCAGGACAGTACTTAAGTTACAGATCATGGAACTCATGGAAAACAATTGATCATTTTCATGAGTCACAACAAACAAACAGGGTGTGGCAGTAATACTAAAatctttaaagggatactttggggtTTTGGccatgaagccctttatctacttccccagagtaaGATGATATCGTGGGTACCatttatgtctctgcatgcagtttgaaggaagttgctaacgactggaagtctatggtatctgcTTGCGTGCTAACAGATACCCAtaaacttccagtcattgtgccaACACTAGCTAGCATTGGCTTACAAAACTAGCTTTAACTTCCTTCATACCTGACAGATATAtagaaatggtatccacaagttaatCTGACACTAGGGAAGTAGAAAAAGGGCCTTATTGGCAAAATCCCTAAGAATCCCTTTTAATGTCTTAATTAATTACATCAAAATGTGGGGCAGAACTGATACAGAAGTGCACAGAGAAAGCTCTGAACATAAAAAAATATTAGCTTGAGACGGTCATCATGAAAGAATTGGAGGGGCTTGGCCTTCCAAATCTCAGTACTTCCTTGCAGCTGACCATGTCTGTTGTGTTGGCATTAGTTGGCACTGGTGGAGTGGACTCGTAGAGGACGCAGATGGAGCCATCCTCTCCTATCCGATAGGACACCTCGTACGGATCGACCCACATCGTCAGTTCACTGGGCAGGAGTGAGAAGAGTTGTTCTCGAGTGAGTCCAATGGTGCAAGCTGCTTGGCCAATCAAGGGATCCATTTTGTGGTTGATCCTGAGACATCTGTACCCCGAGCCTTTGCATGGAGCCTGGGGGAACCAGTGGTGTTGGTAGTGCTCTGTAAGAGGGCAATGAGAGCAAAGCATTAGACCCAGCACATTGGTAATTAAGCTAGTTTGCTTAATAGTAACTAAGTAGTAGTCTATAGGCTCTGAAATGTCAACAACACAACAATGGCTTttacatagctagctacataCTCTACCTCCTAAAGCTTCCTCCAAAGAATGGGTGAACTCTTTCAGTAAGTCTTCTGACAAGTATCCAGTTGCTCTCAGCAATCTGGCAACAAAACTGGCCGCTGTTGAGACTTCAGTTTTCATTTTCGAAGCTAGATGCTATTCATCTCACCAGCCAGACGTTGAATAGCAACGAGCCCAAGTTGGCTCTATATCCGAAATATCAAGCAAAATGTAGACTTTCCTCCGTTGAAACAAAGGCTACACAACAAGGTCCAGAGACAACCAGTTGCCGTTGGTCTTTCTTTTGTCGAGTTGTAAACGCTAACGTCAGTTGGAAAACGAAAGCCACAATAATTCACTGAGACAATGTCGGGTTAGGAGTTACAATTTGGCACCTACCAAACGTCCGATAATTTGATTGGATCTAATGAAAATAAAGAAATAACTTGAGatattgtaataaataccatttaaaataacacaagcatattgctattacattgttataactaacttctttttaagcagggtttctcacaaacttataaacagatacagagaaccacacacacacccaaagacagatggctggcacagacccttcataaacactgataaggaaaggccttgatcaaaagagtgcttgggtccgcatttcacgagataatgagacacacacacatactcaaggacagagggctgactacgcacacacaaaatctcctgcttagctgaacatttgataacaaagaacttttgctataagactcagaaggatgacgcccagctcatcaggaccaatctgagaagacaacaacctgtccagaaccaaccaaaggaccagaacttccagactcaacctactttctgtgttgtataaaatgtctatgcattctgttatctgggctttttctggaggttctctatgagccgaaggaacgagaccgtatacgcttgtaccagatatctttactcataattaaactgtcgcttgtcatacaatttatcaccttgtctgaatcgatccttgaccggctcgcccttctccatatccaattatcaacagaaacttggtagcagaggatggttgtcTAGAGACCCGGTCCAGAGTGGTTGATTTGGGTGGGAGAGGGCGAGTTGGTGAAAGGACGGTTCACGGAGGACAGGTGA encodes:
- the LOC120061385 gene encoding protein BTG1-like, with the protein product MKTEVSTAASFVARLLRATGYLSEDLLKEFTHSLEEALGEHYQHHWFPQAPCKGSGYRCLRINHKMDPLIGQAACTIGLTREQLFSLLPSELTMWVDPYEVSYRIGEDGSICVLYESTPPVPTNANTTDMVSCKEVLRFGRPSPSNSFMMTVSS
- the LOC120061387 gene encoding small integral membrane protein 4; the encoded protein is MFQRKSQNIKYFLSLVPGKRRFGVYRFLPVFFCIGGVMEWVMINVRIGRETFYDVYRRKKSEREYQQKIEDGLIVLTKPVAK
- the ognb gene encoding osteoglycin, paralog b produces the protein MIDLRTLFFTIILVPWMLSSAARNGYMEARKPKKEVVTIPDYDTAGDSDTSPAAAPKDEGELPTCLLCVCLTGSVYCEEVSPEMTAVPSLPKETAYLYARYNKITKITNKDFADIATLRRIDLTGNLISEIEDGAFSKLALLEELNLSENKLAKLPMLPAKLISFNANYNQLKTKGIKSTAFKKLTKMAYLYLGNNELEAIPQLPESLHIVHLYNNKITTLSDETFCQGNNTQYIRANMEEVRLDGNPLMLAKHPNSFVCLRALPIGPYH